From Ostrinia nubilalis chromosome 9, ilOstNubi1.1, whole genome shotgun sequence, one genomic window encodes:
- the LOC135074834 gene encoding uncharacterized protein LOC135074834, with amino-acid sequence MCVKQLVIFAPLLAVTLSIYPYFDTQDFIYNVPKVYRVSITLDKLLNYYEKKPSKDPEWYIALGIARGQLEYTINELDKSVPEKLKENLVNITRRMDRIKNNTDLLNLVFRSKDYEYVAKAIFENLEVLASIMEPITIGTMGTQKPYRFNFEQYVQEARNKMPTRKAAGNFMKMKNESRQQSFRSNVTGNVPDFHRVELAWE; translated from the exons ATGTGCGTAAAACAACTCGTTATATTTGCGCCATTGCTTGCCGTGACGTTGTCCATCTACCCATACTTTGATACGCAAGATTTCATCTATAATGTTCCTAAAGTTTATCGCGTCTCGATAACATTGGATAAGTTATTAAACTACTACGAGAAGAAGCCTTCCAAGGATCCAGAGTGGTACATCGCTTTGGGTATCGCCAGAG GTCAATTGGAATACACAATCAATGAACTGGACAAGTCTGTACCCGAGAAATTGAAGGAAAACTTAGTCAATATCACCAGGCGCATGGACCGCATCAAAAACAACACGGACCTTTTAAATTTGGTATTTCGTAGTAAGGATTATGAATACG TTGCCAAAGCAATATTTGAAAACTTGGAGGTTCTTGCGTCTATAATGGAACCCATTACTATCGGGACCATGGGCACGCAGAAACCGTATCGCTTCAACTTTGAACAGTATGTGCAAGAAGCGAGGAACAAGATGCCGACGAGAAAAGCTGCAG gaaatttcatgaaaatgaaaaaCGAATCTCGTCAACAAAGTTTTCGTAGTAATGTCACAGGTAATGTGCCTGACTTCCATAGGGTTGAGTTGGCGTGGGAATAG
- the LOC135074530 gene encoding protein yellow-like — MALSHQWFIQWSSPPSLFADINSRYKSVNTWNNGKPDWAWEVTLQNSDNGYELSDYRQHVDENNFGYSEQTNPKKNEATRAAGLALWLTMLGVARAQSIPADTETPPFNTLYKWKHVDFEFPSARHRRQAIADGKYIPENVLPLGLEVWGSRVWVTLPSWRKGVPATLATVPRNGGMASPPLTPYPDWTYHRAYNNGQNCTGLTSVFRVNADPCGRLWVLDSGQIDSQDKPRQICPPSIVLFDLYSDKIINRFVIPKKYVLQDSLYSNIIVDTRTQDCSDAHVYIADTWRFGLLVFREKDAHFWRFSHHLFYPDPLASNFTLHGVNFQWADGIFGLALSPIGQYEERILFFHSLSSYREFYVSTAVLQDPSRTNSSASEFNLVGDSRGLAGQSSASAVDRRGVMFYGLVSRDSIGCWDLKKPYHKRTIGEVAKNSDTLVFPNDIKVDQDEQQSVWVISNRLPMFQAGPLDPDDYNYRILYADTAEAVRGTVCDPEESTLF, encoded by the exons ATGGCTTTGTCGCATCAGTGGTTCATACAGTGGTCTTCACCGCCTTCGCTGTTTGCGGATATTAACAGCCGGTACAAAAGTGTTAACACCTGGAACAATGGCAAGCCCGACTGGGCTTGGGAAGTGACTTTACAAAACAGTGATAACGGCTACGAGTTATCGGATTACAGGCAACATGTTGACGAAAACAATTTTGGATATAGTGAACAGACTAATCCTAAGAAAAATG AGGCGACCCGCGCGGCTGGACTGGCGCTATGGCTGACCATGCTGGGAGTAGCGCGCGCGCAGAGCATACCAGCCGACACGGAGACGCCGCCTTTCAACACACTCTACAAGTGGAAGCATGTAGACTTCGAATTCCCCTCGGCTAGACACCGTAGGCAGGCAATAGCTGATGG AAAGTACATTCCAGAGAATGTTCTTCCCCTGGGCTTAGAAGTGTGGGGCTCACGGGTGTGGGTCACGCTGCCGAGCTGGCGGAAAGGAGTGCCCGCTACCCTGGCCACGGTGCCGAGAAACGGCGGCATGGCCTCGCCGCCTCTTACGCCTTATCCTGACTGGACTTATCATAGAGCTTACA ACAATGGACAAAACTGCACTGGGCTAACATCAGTGTTTCGAGTGAACGCAGATCCATGCGGAAGATTATGGGTCCTGGATTCCGGACAAATAGATTCACAAGATAAGCCTAGACAGATCTGCCCTCCAAGCATTGTGCTGTTCGATCTATACTctgataaaattattaaccGTTTTGTGATTcccaaaaaatatgttttgcaAGACTCCTTGTACTCAAATATTATAGTCGACACACGGACGCAAGATTGCTCTGATGCCCACGTTTACATAGCCGATACTTGGCGTTTCGGCCTCCTAGTCTTTAGAGAAAAAGATGCACATTTTTGGAGATTTTCACATCATCTGTTCTACCCTGATCCTTTGGCATCCAATTTTACACTTCATGGTGTCAACTTTCAATGGGCAGATGGAATATTCGGTCTTGCACTGAGCCCTATTGGTCAATATGAGGAGCGGATTTTATTTTTCCATTCTCTATCAAGCTACAGAGAGTTTTATGTATCAACAGCGGTTCTTCAAGACCCTTCAAGAACAAATAGTAGTGCATCAGAGTTTAATCTAGTCGGTGATAGTAGAGGTTTAGCTGGGCAATCATCCGCATCAGCCGTTGATAGGCGAGGCGTAATGTTCTACGGACTCGTCTCGAGAGACAGTATTGGATGCTGGGATTTAAAGAAACCGTACCATAAAAGGACTATCGGAGAGGTCGCGAAGAATTCTGACACTCTCGTATTCCCTAATGACATAAAAGTTGATCAGGATGAGCAACAAAGTGTGTGGGTAATATCGAATAGACTGCCGATGTTCCAAGCGGGCCCATTGGACCCGGACGATTACAACTACCGCATTTTGTACGCAGATACCGCGGAGGCTGTGAGGGGTACAGTCTGTGATCCTGAAGAATCAACACTGTTTTAG
- the LOC135074529 gene encoding uncharacterized protein LOC135074529 isoform X2 — MPLKVWQMTMPEELSLPVQRVLRTMISGIMLVQCFTVYVYLASYIVLLYPVFLEERPTLVLPWLLLAAIRKLLCELTSLALGLGTCVLLGAARPPCIKFVVIKVISIMPSFYMWMLVYGYYHVLKVASVFKTFPVVLPPSEHDYGLELAVRRRRTKSLLGEEQLRRRLLCNVYNERHSLNPDVLRPRPDYSSRMSHATDTSAEDNTKEENDIMVHPLSTTSNRIMSDTGCYDECFGSEVMVPRDSDRILEQFGVMMLRIGAYISKEGNESATSQILNSATSQVLMEHRRSNHDCTTMPPDDTDTPLLVGNSKGRTASYLRDYPQIFGKKPSDIPLHSDMTITLTSDARISPSQLLRNQSQVNENNNTTDNNKCSSSSPSDEAVSVETETPSTSKKLSNTSNQDVREITQNKIQSGVSSERSVNFKDVKKKISFTQRLANESKQKENGTSESENNKSINLEEKDSLESIIEGMQKHRSLKTKSLNKDKNDNKARAVKSNQHKKSSVTILSDDEESSADSLTSNKSKTEKRE; from the exons ATGCCGCTCAAG GTATGGCAGATGACCATGCCAGAAGAGCTGTCATTGCCGGTGCAGCGCGTGCTGCGTACCATGATCTCGGGCATTATGCTCGTGCAGTGCTTCACGGTCTACGTGTATCTGGCATCGTACATAGTCCTCCTCTATCCTGTTTTCCTG GAGGAACGTCCGACCTTAGTTCTTCCGTGGCTTTTGCTGGCTGCGATAAGGAAGCTACTGTGTGAATTGACAAGTCTTGCCCTCGGTCTGGGCACTTGCGTCCTTTTGGGTGCCGCCCGACCACCTTGTATCAAGTTTGTCGTCATCAAGGTTATTTCCATTATGCCTTCATTTTACATGTGGATGCTTGTTTACGG tTACTATCACGTCCTAAAAGTGGCATCAGTGTTTAAAACATTCCCCGTAGTTCTTCCCCCTAGCGAACATGATTATGGGCTGGAACTAGCCGTCAGAAGACGACGAACAAAATCGTTACTAGGCGAGGAACAGCTGCGAAGGCGGCTACTTTGTAATGT CTACAACGAGCGTCACTCATTGAACCCAGACGTCCTCAGACCCAGGCCCGACTACTCTTCAAGAATGAGCCATGCCACAGACACAAGTGCCGAGGACAACACTAAGGAAGAAAACGATATTATGGTACATCCCCTATCGACTACTTCTAATCGCATCATGTCAGATACGGGATGCTATGACGAATGCTTTGGTAGTGAAGTTATGGTTCCACGCGATTCAGATCGTATACTCGAGCAATTCGGAGTAATGATGCTTCGAATTGGGGCATACATATCTAAAGAAGGCAATGAATCAGCTACTTCACAAATATTAAATTCAGCTACTTCACAAGTATTAATGGAACATAGAAGAAGTAATCATGACTGCACAACTATGCCTCCAGACGACACTGACACTCCACTACTTGTGGGAAATAGCAAAGGAAGAACGGCGTCGTATTTGAGAGATTATCCACAAATCTTTGGCAAAAAGCCTTCTGATATTCCACTACATTCAGATATGACTATAACGCTAACTTCTGACGCGAGAATTTCTCCTTCTCAATTATTGAGAAATCAAAGTCAAgtcaatgaaaataataacaCCACCGATAATAATAAGTGTTCGAGTAGTAGCCCATCTGACGAAGCCGTATCTGTAGAGACGGAAACTCCAAGTACTTCGAAGAAATTAAGCAACACATCAAATCAAGATGTTAGGGAaataacacaaaacaaaatacaatcAGGTGTGTCAAGTGAAAGGTCAGTAAATTTTAAAgatgtaaaaaagaaaatttcctTTACACAGCGACTAGCAAATGAATCAAAACAGAAAGAGAATGGAACGTCAGAATCGGAAAATAATAAGTCTATAAATTTAGAAGAAAAAGATAGTTTGGAGTCAATTATCGAAGGTATGCAGAAGCACCGgtctttgaaaacaaaatctttgaataaagataaaaatgataaCAAAGCCCGGGCTGTTAAATCAAATCAACATAAAAAATCTTCAGTTACGATACTAAGTGATGATGAGGAAAGCTCAGCTGATAGTCTTACGTCTAACAAATCCAAAACTGAAAAAAGGGAATAA
- the LOC135074972 gene encoding ATP synthase subunit O, mitochondrial-like: protein MFRTNYKTYVSVIRLCLRNMCQTSLGTKPPIPVFGIEGRYVSALYSAALQMKQVEDVEKHLRALQGELRKPAMLDFIETSVISRAAKAKLLEEVGAKAGMPPAAVNFLSIVAENGRLKLLRRMVNMFLAVMVAHRNEALCEVITAKPLDGSTRTALMDALNKFVKGGKKIQLTEKVDPSIIGGMIVGVEDKHIDMSISRKIQMYTDILKQSL, encoded by the exons atgtttCGCACTAATTATAAAACGTATGTGAGTGTTATTCGATTATGTCTGAGGAATATGTGCCAAACTTCCCTGGGTACCAAACCGCCTATACCAGTTTTTG gtATCGAAGGGCGCTATGTGTCAGCGCTGTACAGCGCAGCTCTCCAAATGAAGCAGGTCGAAGACGTAGAGAAACACCTACGAGCCCTTCAGGGAGAACTCCGCAAACCAGCGATGTTGGACTTCATAGAAACAAGCGTCATTTCTAGGGCTGCTAAAGCAAAGCTACTGGAAGAAGTTGGGGCAAAAGCTG GTATGCCTCCAGCTGCTGTGAATTTCCTATCCATAGTAGCAGAGAACGGACGCTTGAAATTGTTGCGGCGCATGGTCAACATGTTCCTGGCTGTGATGGTGGCCCATAGGAACGAGGCCCTGTGTGAGGTGATCACCGCTAAACCCCTTGACGGATCAACCCGCACTGCTCTCATGGATGCTCTCAATAAATTCGTCAAAGGTGGCAAGAAAATACAACTGACAGAAAAAGTAGACCCCTCTATCATAGGAGGCATGATTGTCGGAGTAGAAGATAAACACATCGACATGAGCATTTCAAGGAAAATTCAAATGTATACAGACATTTTGAAGCAATCcctctaa
- the LOC135074529 gene encoding uncharacterized protein LOC135074529 isoform X1 — MINILSYVGMSLQSEVCLWTLLGLVRTIFDATLFKVNANLKQVWQMTMPEELSLPVQRVLRTMISGIMLVQCFTVYVYLASYIVLLYPVFLEERPTLVLPWLLLAAIRKLLCELTSLALGLGTCVLLGAARPPCIKFVVIKVISIMPSFYMWMLVYGYYHVLKVASVFKTFPVVLPPSEHDYGLELAVRRRRTKSLLGEEQLRRRLLCNVYNERHSLNPDVLRPRPDYSSRMSHATDTSAEDNTKEENDIMVHPLSTTSNRIMSDTGCYDECFGSEVMVPRDSDRILEQFGVMMLRIGAYISKEGNESATSQILNSATSQVLMEHRRSNHDCTTMPPDDTDTPLLVGNSKGRTASYLRDYPQIFGKKPSDIPLHSDMTITLTSDARISPSQLLRNQSQVNENNNTTDNNKCSSSSPSDEAVSVETETPSTSKKLSNTSNQDVREITQNKIQSGVSSERSVNFKDVKKKISFTQRLANESKQKENGTSESENNKSINLEEKDSLESIIEGMQKHRSLKTKSLNKDKNDNKARAVKSNQHKKSSVTILSDDEESSADSLTSNKSKTEKRE; from the exons ATGATAAATATCCTATCTTATGTAGGCATGAGTTTACAGTCTGAAGTGTGCTTGTGGACTTTGCTGGGCCTCGTGCGGACGATATTCGACGCTACTCTGTTCAAAGTCAATGCTAATTTGAAACAG GTATGGCAGATGACCATGCCAGAAGAGCTGTCATTGCCGGTGCAGCGCGTGCTGCGTACCATGATCTCGGGCATTATGCTCGTGCAGTGCTTCACGGTCTACGTGTATCTGGCATCGTACATAGTCCTCCTCTATCCTGTTTTCCTG GAGGAACGTCCGACCTTAGTTCTTCCGTGGCTTTTGCTGGCTGCGATAAGGAAGCTACTGTGTGAATTGACAAGTCTTGCCCTCGGTCTGGGCACTTGCGTCCTTTTGGGTGCCGCCCGACCACCTTGTATCAAGTTTGTCGTCATCAAGGTTATTTCCATTATGCCTTCATTTTACATGTGGATGCTTGTTTACGG tTACTATCACGTCCTAAAAGTGGCATCAGTGTTTAAAACATTCCCCGTAGTTCTTCCCCCTAGCGAACATGATTATGGGCTGGAACTAGCCGTCAGAAGACGACGAACAAAATCGTTACTAGGCGAGGAACAGCTGCGAAGGCGGCTACTTTGTAATGT CTACAACGAGCGTCACTCATTGAACCCAGACGTCCTCAGACCCAGGCCCGACTACTCTTCAAGAATGAGCCATGCCACAGACACAAGTGCCGAGGACAACACTAAGGAAGAAAACGATATTATGGTACATCCCCTATCGACTACTTCTAATCGCATCATGTCAGATACGGGATGCTATGACGAATGCTTTGGTAGTGAAGTTATGGTTCCACGCGATTCAGATCGTATACTCGAGCAATTCGGAGTAATGATGCTTCGAATTGGGGCATACATATCTAAAGAAGGCAATGAATCAGCTACTTCACAAATATTAAATTCAGCTACTTCACAAGTATTAATGGAACATAGAAGAAGTAATCATGACTGCACAACTATGCCTCCAGACGACACTGACACTCCACTACTTGTGGGAAATAGCAAAGGAAGAACGGCGTCGTATTTGAGAGATTATCCACAAATCTTTGGCAAAAAGCCTTCTGATATTCCACTACATTCAGATATGACTATAACGCTAACTTCTGACGCGAGAATTTCTCCTTCTCAATTATTGAGAAATCAAAGTCAAgtcaatgaaaataataacaCCACCGATAATAATAAGTGTTCGAGTAGTAGCCCATCTGACGAAGCCGTATCTGTAGAGACGGAAACTCCAAGTACTTCGAAGAAATTAAGCAACACATCAAATCAAGATGTTAGGGAaataacacaaaacaaaatacaatcAGGTGTGTCAAGTGAAAGGTCAGTAAATTTTAAAgatgtaaaaaagaaaatttcctTTACACAGCGACTAGCAAATGAATCAAAACAGAAAGAGAATGGAACGTCAGAATCGGAAAATAATAAGTCTATAAATTTAGAAGAAAAAGATAGTTTGGAGTCAATTATCGAAGGTATGCAGAAGCACCGgtctttgaaaacaaaatctttgaataaagataaaaatgataaCAAAGCCCGGGCTGTTAAATCAAATCAACATAAAAAATCTTCAGTTACGATACTAAGTGATGATGAGGAAAGCTCAGCTGATAGTCTTACGTCTAACAAATCCAAAACTGAAAAAAGGGAATAA
- the LOC135074531 gene encoding protein yellow-like yields the protein MEPKSLLFKLGILTLYVTQCFAVDKAIGTLYRWKQIDFEYPTPEERLAAIRNGEFNPINTIILGVERWKERVFVSTPAWKKGVPATLSSLPIDVESESAPLRPFPNWDWHRAENCTGFTSIFRMSIDHCGTMWVLDSGQVEAFETPRQLCPPSLIAIDLATDSVVARYEIPPEYVLQNSLISNIVVDSRDARCRDTHVYIADTWRFGLIVFRASDAVFWRFSHFTFFPEPLMSNYTLHGLNFQWTDGIFGMSLGRLQNGDRPLYYHAMSSSREFVVPASVIRDQSRVSNSVGEFKLLGNRGDEGQISAAAVDRNGIMFFNLISQDSIGCWNTLKPYENDNLGIVAHNERTLIFPNDLRLDHEIPQRAWIITNRLPMYQFNLIDPNEYNFRIMFLDPVKAVQDNVCQI from the exons ATGGAACCAAAATCCCTGCTGTTTAAACTCGGTATCTTAACGCTGTATGTGACTCAGTGCTTTGCTGTCGACAAAGCCATAGGCACTCTGTACAGATGGAAACAAATTGACTTCGAATACCCAACGCCTGAAGAGCGACTAGCAGCTATACGAAATGG ggAGTTTAACCCAATTAACACAATCATCCTGGGGGTCGAACGATGGAAGGAGCGAGTGTTTGTGAGCACTCCAGCTTGGAAGAAAGGTGTCCCAGCTACTCTTTCTTCTTTGCCTATTGACGTTGAGTCGGAGTCAGCACCACTGCGCCCATTCCCCAATTGGGACTGGCATAGAGCAg AAAACTGCACTGGCTTCACATCGATCTTCCGCATGAGTATTGATCACTGCGGCACCATGTGGGTCCTTGACTCCGGTCAAGTTGAGGCTTTTGAAACCCCTCGTCAGCTGTGTCCACCATCTCTCATAGCGATAGACTTAGCAACAGACTCTGTGGTTGCACGTTATGAGATACCCCCTGAATACGTCCTACAAAACTCTCTTATTAGTAACATCGTGGTCGATTCGAGAGACGCTCGTTGTAGAGATACTCACGTTTACATTGCTGACACGTGGCGATTTGGCCTCATCGTATTCCGCGCCTCTGATGCTGTTTTTTGGAGATTCAGTCATTTCACATTCTTCCCGGAGCCACTGATGTCAAACTACACGTTACATGGATTAAACTTTCAATGGACAGATGGCATATTTGGAATGTCTCTGGGACGACTACAGAATGGCGACCGACCGTTGTATTACCACGCAATGTCAAGTTCGCGGGAATTTGTAGTACCAGCGTCAGTGATTCGAGATCAGTCACGTGTTTCAAATTCAGTAGGAGAATTCAAACTTCTCGGTAATCGTGGGGATGAAGGACAGATTTCTGCCGCAGCCGTGGACCGCAACggtattatgttctttaacctCATTTCACAAGACAGTATCGGGTGTTGGAATACGCTCAAACCATATGAAAACGATAACTTAGGCATCGTTGCACACAATGAAAGAACACTTATATTTCCCAACGATCTCAGGCTTGACCACGAGATACCACAGAGAGCATGGATAATCACGAATAGACTACCGATGTACCAATTCAATTTGATTGATCCAAATGAATACAATTTTAGAATTATGTTTTTGGACCCAGTGAAAGCAGTTCAAGACAACGTATGTCAAATTTAG